Proteins co-encoded in one Flavobacterium fluviale genomic window:
- a CDS encoding Lrp/AsnC family transcriptional regulator yields the protein MSKFRLDEVDHQILDMLIDNTRVPFTDIAKKLLISAGTVHVRVKKMEDAGIIMGSSLALDYDKLGYSFIAYVGVFLNNTSQTKFVLERINQIPFVTVASVTTGKFNIFCKIRAKDTKHAKEVIFMIDDIEGVYRTETMISLEESINDKKRLMHTIFKNM from the coding sequence ATGAGTAAATTTCGTTTAGATGAAGTAGATCACCAGATTTTAGATATGTTAATAGACAATACGAGAGTTCCGTTTACTGACATTGCAAAAAAATTATTGATATCTGCTGGAACAGTACATGTTAGAGTAAAAAAGATGGAAGACGCAGGTATAATAATGGGGTCTTCTTTAGCCTTAGATTACGATAAATTAGGGTATTCATTTATTGCTTATGTTGGTGTATTTCTGAATAATACGTCTCAAACAAAATTTGTATTAGAGCGAATTAATCAAATTCCATTCGTTACCGTAGCTTCTGTAACAACTGGAAAATTTAATATTTTTTGCAAAATTAGAGCAAAAGATACTAAGCACGCAAAAGAAGTTATCTTTATGATTGACGATATTGAAGGTGTTTACAGAACAGAAACAATGATTTCATTAGAAGAAAGTATAAACGATAAGAAGCGTTTGATGCATACTATTTTCAAAAATATGTAA
- a CDS encoding M14 family metallopeptidase translates to MNLEALFTQYKEQSISGRYLTLDHIKPLLDKLNTNNQVQIIGQSVLGEFIYSYQIGTGPTRVYLWSQMHGNESTTTKALFDFINLLNDETDFAKRMLETFTFYCIPILNPDGARLYTRANANEIDLNRDSQNLTQPESNVLRKFFESFKPHYCFNLHDQRTIFGAGTTGKPATVSFLAPSYNEEREVNENRLKAINIIAGINKELQKYIPGQVGRFDDSFNINCIGDTFQFLGVPTILFEAGHYPGDYEREITRKYIFFSLILSFKLISENDLVDNRFGEYLNISQNNVVFYDFMYKNVKINYDGIEIITNFVAQYKEELIENKIHFNAYIVEVGELENYYGHYEYDAKGQEYSDDFTNFPKTGQEANFYLNKNVKFVNGLIKS, encoded by the coding sequence ATGAATTTAGAAGCACTTTTTACTCAATACAAAGAACAATCTATATCTGGAAGATATTTGACTTTAGATCATATTAAACCACTTTTAGATAAATTAAATACAAACAATCAGGTACAAATTATTGGCCAATCTGTTTTAGGTGAATTTATATATAGTTACCAAATTGGTACTGGACCTACTCGTGTTTATTTATGGTCGCAAATGCACGGAAACGAAAGCACTACAACAAAAGCATTATTTGATTTCATTAATCTACTGAACGACGAAACAGATTTTGCAAAAAGAATGCTTGAAACTTTTACTTTTTATTGTATTCCTATTTTGAATCCAGACGGTGCAAGATTATATACAAGAGCAAACGCTAATGAAATTGACCTTAATCGTGATTCTCAAAACCTAACACAGCCGGAAAGTAATGTTTTGAGAAAGTTTTTTGAGAGCTTTAAACCTCATTATTGCTTTAACCTTCATGACCAGCGAACTATTTTTGGGGCAGGAACTACAGGAAAACCAGCTACGGTTTCTTTTTTGGCACCATCATATAATGAAGAAAGAGAAGTTAATGAGAATAGACTTAAAGCAATAAACATTATTGCAGGAATCAATAAAGAACTTCAAAAATATATACCGGGACAAGTCGGCCGCTTCGATGATTCGTTTAATATTAATTGTATTGGAGACACTTTTCAGTTTTTAGGGGTTCCAACTATTTTATTTGAAGCAGGGCATTATCCGGGCGATTATGAAAGAGAAATTACACGTAAATACATATTTTTCTCGTTAATTTTGAGCTTCAAGTTGATTTCCGAAAACGATTTAGTAGATAATCGATTTGGTGAATATTTGAATATTTCACAAAATAATGTGGTTTTTTATGATTTTATGTATAAAAATGTCAAAATAAATTATGATGGTATCGAAATTATTACGAATTTTGTCGCACAATACAAAGAAGAATTAATCGAAAATAAGATTCATTTTAACGCTTACATAGTTGAAGTAGGTGAATTGGAAAATTATTATGGACATTATGAATATGATGCAAAAGGGCAGGAATATTCGGATGATTTCACAAATTTTCCAAAAACGGGTCAGGAAGCAAATTTTTATTTAAATAAAAATGTTAAATTTGTTAACGGATTAATAAAAAGTTAA
- a CDS encoding phosphoenolpyruvate carboxylase, with protein MYTLPKIERFNQDVLSKYHIYNSVFITLPFDSIDNTGVLLPLFTETCETGFKKQETPKEIFDFFSSKFLNNASETEKIDLMFRFIQYIERQIVLFDAIEDAAFPEVNNMEGRGSLRDIKEKSDAKEKDDELIEFLESFNVRTVLTAHPTQFYPGPVLGIINDLTEAIRQNDLLQIKQLLAQLGKTPFIQNEKPNPYDEAVSLIWYLENVFYATAGEIVHYLQKNIKEGEPIHNQLIKLGFWPGGDRDGNPFVTTEITLKVADRLRTSILKCYYVEMRNLKRKLTFSGVDTLVAELEDKLYRSVFYSKGDIFITLDELLTQLNTIRTIIIENHQSLYLDELEAFLVKINLFGFHFATLDIRQNSKIHNVVFKDVVNYYLNSGSAIFPKDYFELTEAQKIDVLSKIKGDLNPADFEDEITRSTLESVQAIKTIQAKNGEEGANRYIISNNESALNVMETFAMIRLNNWENPTVDIIPLFESVDDLQNAHSIMEQLYTNPEYSKHLKSRGNKQTIMLGFSDGTKDGGYLMANWSIYQAKISLTEISRKYGIKVIFFDGRGGPPARGGGKTHKFYASLGPKIENNEIQITVQGQTISSNFGTLDSCRYNIENLLSAGVTNQVFSKGKNELTADETEILTQLANLGYHKYLSFKNHPKFIPYLEKMSTLKYYSKTNIGSRPSKRSKSESLDFADLRAIPFVGSWSQLKQNVPGFFGVGSALKHFEESGQWDKVSDLYHNSLFFKTLLENSMMSLAKSFLPLTAYMRKDPEFGEFWQIIYDEFSETKRLLLKIADHKTLMENYPDGIASIQIRERIVLPLLTIQQYALLRINELNKEDSPNEELIKVYEKVVTRSLFGNTNASRNSA; from the coding sequence ATGTATACGTTGCCAAAAATTGAACGTTTTAATCAAGACGTTCTCTCAAAATACCACATCTATAATAGTGTTTTTATAACATTACCATTTGATTCTATAGATAATACAGGGGTTTTACTTCCTTTATTTACAGAGACTTGCGAAACGGGATTTAAAAAACAAGAAACACCAAAAGAAATCTTTGACTTTTTCTCTAGTAAATTTCTGAACAATGCTTCAGAGACTGAGAAAATCGATTTAATGTTTCGATTTATTCAATATATCGAACGCCAAATTGTATTATTTGATGCTATTGAAGACGCTGCTTTTCCAGAAGTTAATAATATGGAAGGACGCGGGTCTTTGCGTGATATCAAAGAAAAATCAGATGCAAAAGAAAAGGATGATGAATTAATTGAGTTTCTCGAAAGCTTTAATGTTCGAACTGTTTTAACGGCGCATCCAACGCAATTTTATCCAGGGCCGGTTCTAGGAATTATAAATGATTTGACTGAAGCTATTCGTCAAAACGACTTGTTGCAAATTAAACAATTGTTGGCGCAATTAGGTAAAACTCCTTTTATCCAGAATGAAAAACCAAATCCGTATGACGAAGCAGTAAGTTTGATCTGGTATTTAGAAAATGTGTTTTATGCTACAGCTGGTGAAATTGTGCACTATCTTCAAAAAAACATTAAAGAAGGAGAGCCAATTCACAATCAATTAATCAAACTTGGTTTCTGGCCGGGAGGTGATCGTGACGGAAATCCTTTTGTCACAACAGAAATCACACTTAAGGTTGCAGATCGTTTACGTACATCAATTCTAAAGTGCTATTACGTTGAAATGAGAAATCTAAAACGCAAGTTAACTTTCTCAGGAGTAGATACTTTGGTAGCTGAACTTGAAGATAAACTTTACCGTTCTGTGTTCTATTCTAAAGGCGATATCTTTATTACTTTAGACGAATTATTGACGCAGTTAAATACAATCAGAACTATAATTATTGAAAATCATCAATCTTTATATTTAGATGAGTTAGAAGCATTTTTGGTTAAAATCAATTTATTTGGTTTCCATTTTGCAACTTTAGACATTCGTCAGAATAGTAAAATTCATAACGTAGTATTCAAAGATGTTGTGAATTACTATTTGAATTCGGGTTCTGCTATTTTTCCTAAGGATTATTTTGAATTAACAGAAGCGCAAAAAATTGATGTTTTATCTAAAATCAAAGGAGATTTAAATCCTGCTGATTTTGAAGATGAAATTACAAGATCTACTTTAGAATCTGTTCAAGCCATTAAAACTATTCAAGCAAAAAATGGTGAAGAAGGAGCAAATCGCTACATTATTAGTAACAACGAAAGCGCATTAAACGTAATGGAAACTTTCGCAATGATTCGTTTGAATAATTGGGAAAATCCAACGGTGGATATTATTCCGCTTTTTGAGTCTGTTGATGATTTACAGAACGCGCATTCTATAATGGAGCAGTTATATACGAATCCTGAATACTCTAAACATTTAAAATCTAGAGGAAATAAACAAACTATTATGCTTGGTTTCTCTGACGGAACTAAAGATGGTGGTTATTTAATGGCTAACTGGAGTATTTACCAAGCTAAAATTTCGCTGACTGAAATTTCTAGAAAATACGGTATTAAAGTTATTTTCTTTGATGGACGCGGCGGACCTCCAGCGCGTGGCGGTGGAAAAACGCATAAATTCTACGCTTCTTTAGGACCAAAAATTGAAAATAACGAAATTCAAATTACAGTTCAAGGTCAAACAATTAGCTCTAATTTCGGAACTCTTGATTCTTGCCGTTATAATATTGAGAACTTATTAAGTGCCGGTGTTACAAATCAGGTTTTTAGTAAAGGAAAAAACGAACTTACTGCAGATGAAACTGAAATTTTGACGCAGTTAGCTAATTTAGGTTATCATAAATATTTAAGTTTTAAGAATCATCCAAAATTTATTCCATATTTGGAAAAAATGAGTACGTTGAAATATTATTCTAAAACTAATATTGGAAGTCGTCCATCTAAAAGAAGCAAATCAGAATCTTTAGATTTTGCTGATTTAAGAGCAATTCCGTTCGTGGGATCTTGGAGTCAATTGAAACAAAACGTTCCTGGATTTTTTGGAGTAGGTTCAGCTTTAAAACATTTTGAAGAGAGCGGACAGTGGGATAAAGTAAGTGATTTGTATCACAATTCATTGTTTTTCAAAACTTTACTTGAAAATAGTATGATGTCATTGGCAAAGTCATTTTTACCATTAACAGCCTATATGAGAAAAGATCCTGAGTTTGGTGAATTCTGGCAGATTATTTACGATGAATTCTCGGAAACGAAAAGACTTTTATTGAAAATTGCTGATCATAAAACTTTAATGGAAAATTATCCTGACGGTATTGCTTCAATTCAAATAAGAGAGCGTATTGTACTGCCATTATTGACAATTCAACAATATGCTTTACTTAGAATCAATGAGTTAAACAAAGAAGATTCACCAAATGAAGAGTTAATTAAAGTTTACGAAAAAGTGGTAACAAGATCTCTTTTTGGAAACACTAATGCCAGTAGAAACTCAGCTTAA